From a region of the Tateyamaria omphalii genome:
- a CDS encoding transposase, whose translation MLRISDDEVDIQHWRGLSANLQPGKVADRYLTEEDCEEVLFQTIWKLGYRCPKCDFEGDIWIIKTRRKYECPNCRHQYTGRSVSRMYGKRASLLGCFKGAEFIIETMAGNKPHIQTINRFAELVGLSYRPARTLRLEMFEELKKPMGGFWGSLLCNEDFDEYLYNGDRLEDLLNYYDFEDPKDNSLKFGK comes from the coding sequence ATGCTTCGGATTAGTGATGATGAAGTTGATATCCAGCACTGGCGTGGCCTAAGCGCAAATCTCCAACCGGGCAAAGTTGCCGATCGATACTTGACGGAAGAAGACTGTGAGGAAGTCCTATTCCAAACGATCTGGAAGCTGGGGTATCGATGCCCGAAGTGTGATTTCGAAGGTGACATCTGGATTATTAAGACGCGACGAAAATATGAGTGTCCGAATTGTCGACACCAATACACAGGCAGATCCGTCAGCCGGATGTACGGAAAGCGGGCTTCGTTACTTGGTTGCTTCAAGGGAGCTGAGTTTATTATTGAAACTATGGCGGGCAACAAACCACACATCCAAACGATCAATCGCTTCGCTGAGCTTGTTGGCCTCAGTTATCGCCCCGCCCGCACGCTGCGTTTGGAAATGTTCGAGGAGCTGAAAAAGCCGATGGGTGGCTTTTGGGGTAGCTTGCTTTGCAATGAAGACTTCGACGAATACCTCTACAACGGCGACCGTCTAGAGGATCTCCTGAACTACTATGACTTCGAAGATCCTAAGGACAACTCGCTAAAATTTGGCAAGTAA